GCGAGCGCATCCCGGCCCGCACCGTGGTCTGGGCCGCCGGCGTGGCCGCCTCGCCGCTGGGGCGCAACCTGGAGGTGCCGCTGGACCGCGCCGGGCGGGTGATCGTCGACGGCCGGCTCAACATCCCGGGCCATCCGGAGATCTTCGTCGTCGGCGACCTGGCCGCGGCGCAGAGCCTGGAGCGCGACGGCTCCAGCAAGCCGGTGCCCGGCGTCAGCCCCGGCGCCAAGCAGATGGGGCGGCATGCGGCGCAGACGATCCGTGCGCGCATCGCCGGCCGGCCGGAGCCGGCGCCGTTCCGCTACATCGACTACGGCGCGCTGGCGACGATCGGCCGCAAGGCCGCGGTGGCCGATGTCGGGCGCTTCCAGTTCAGCGGCTATTTCGCCTGGCTGTTCTGGCTCTTCGTGCATGTCTATTTCCTGATCGGCTTCCGCAACCGCCTGGTCGTGCTGATGGATTGGGCCTGGGCCTACTGGAGCTTTGCGCGCTATGCGCGCGTGGTCGCGGAGACGGCGCAGCCGCCCGAATCCGCCGCGGCGCCCCAGAACATGGGGCCTGAGCGCAAGAGCTGACCCTTTTGGGAGGGGGATGGGTCGCCGGCGTAGTCCGTTCGGCCTAGTCCGACGTCGTTGGGGCTTCAAACAGGCCTCCTAGATTGGCGCCCGTTTCGCCAACCTAGACGGGACCCGACCAGGTCCCCAGGAGTCCTCCCCCCATGAGTTCCCAGCAAGACCGCCGCAGTTTCCTGCGCAACCTCGCCGCCGGCGCCGGCGCCTCGGCCGCCCTGGCCAGCTTCCCGCCCGCGATCCAGCGCGCGCTGGCCATCCCCGCCAGCTACCGCACCGGCACGCTCAACGACGTCGAGCACATCGTGATCCTGACCCAGGAGAACCGCAGCTTCGACCATTACTTCGGCACCCTGGCCGGCGTGCGCGGCTTCAGCGACCCCTTCCCGATCCCGGTGCTGGACCGTCCCGGCACCTACACCCGCAAGAGCGTGTTCGTGCAGCCGATCGGCAACGGCGCGCCGGTGCCGGGCCGCCCGGAATGGGGCGGCGGCCGCAAGGCGATTGCGCCCTTCCACCTGAACACCCAGCAGGACTTCGGCGTGATGCGCGTGTCCGGCACGCCGCACAGCTGGACCGACGCCCAGGCCGCCTGGGACCACGGCCGCATGAACAACTGGCCCAAGGCCAAGCAGAACCATTCGCTGGGCCACTATGCCCGCGCGGATCTGCCCTTCCAGTTCGCGCTGGCCGAGGCCTTCACCCTGTGCGACCACTACCACTGCGCGACGCAGACCGGCACCAACACCAACCGCCTGTTCCTGTGGACCGGCCACAACGACCCGCTGGCCGTCGCCGGCGGCCCGTCGACCGACAACAGCCACGACAGCTTCAACGCCAACCCCGCCACCGACTACACCTGGATCACCTACACCGAGCGCCTGCAGTCCGCGGGCATCAGCTGGCAGGTCTACCAGAACATGGCGGACAACTTCACCGACAACCCGCTGGCCGGCTTCCGCCCCTTCCGCGACGCCTGGTACCAGCGCCCCGGCTACTCGCAGGTGCTGCGCGAGCGCGGCGTCAGCACGCGCGACCTGGACAAGCTCAAGGAAGACGTGCTGGCCAACAAGCTGCCCCAGGTCAGCTGGGTGGTCGCCACCGCCGAGGGCTCCGAGCATCCCGGCCCCTCCAGCCCGGCCCAGGGCGCCGACTACACCGCCAAGGTGCTGGACGCGCTGACCGCCAATCCGGAGGTCTGGAGCAAGACGGTGCTGCTGATCAACTTCGACGAGAACGACGGCTTCTTCGACCATATGCCGCCGCCGGCCGTGCCGGCCTACGAGACCTACAACGCCGACCCGGCGCGCGCCCGCCTGGCCGGCGCCTCGACGGTGGACACGGTGGGCGAGTACCACCACAACCTGAACGGCTCGGACCCGCAGTACCACCGCCGCCCCTACGGCTTCGGCCCGCGCGTGCCGATGTACGTGGTCTCGCCCTGGAGCAAGGGCGGCTGGGTCAACTCGCAGGTGTCGGACCACAGCTCGGTGATCCGCTTCCTGGAGGCCCGCTTCGGCGTGCAGGAGCCGCTGATCAGCCCCTGGCGCCGTGCCGTCAGCGGCGATCTGCTGAGCTGCTTCGACTTCCGCAACCCGGAGGACCAGCCCTTCGTCAAGGACCTGCCGGCCACCGCCGCGCTGCGCGCCCGCGCCAAGGCCCTGACCCAGACCAAGACGCCGGCCACGCCGCAGAACCTGGTCGCCCCGGTGCAGGAAGAGGGCGTGCGCCCCGCGCGCGCGCTGCCCTATGAGCTGCAGGTGCAGGCGCGCCAGGACGGCAATGCCGTGCTGCTGCGCTTCGAGAACGAGGGTGATGTGGGCGCGGTGTTCCATGTCTACGACCGCCTGGCGCTGGGCGACCTGCCGCGCCGCTACACGGTCGAGGCCGGCAAGCAGCTGGAAGGCCGCTGGACCCCGGTCGGCGCCAGCTACGACCTCTGGGTGCTGGGCCCCAACGGCTTCCACCGCCATTTCACCGGCCCGGTGGCCCTGGCCGCCAACAAGCCGCGCCCCGAGATCGAGGTGCACAGCGACCGCGTCTACGGCGAACTGCTGCTGCGCCTGATCAACCGCGGCACGGTGGCCGCCACCTTCGAGCTGCAGGCGCTGAAGTACAGCGAGGAGCCGGTCCAGGCGCATCGCGTCGCCGCCGGCGCCACGGTCGAGCTGCGCCTGCCGCAGGCCGCCAGCCGCCATTGGTACGACCTCTCGGTCAAGGTGCGCGAGCTGGCCGGCTTCAGCCGCCGTCTGGCCGGCCATATCGAGACCGGCGAGCCCTCGATCAGCGACCCGGCCCTCGGCGGCCCGGCCCTGCTCGACCAGTACCGCCCCTGAACCCCCATCACCTCTTTTTCATTCCGGAATTCCCATCATGTTGAAACTCAACACCCTCGTCGCGGCCGCCCTGCTGGGCCTGGCCGCCAGCGCCAGCCAGGCCGCCGTCTACGGCCAGAACCTGATCGTCAACGGCAATGCCGAGCAGGGCATCGCCGGCTGGAACGGCTTTGACGACTACAGCTTCATCCAGTCGGTCAACTACGGCAACAACTGGGTCAAGCCCAGCGAGCCGGGCCCGCTGGACCGCGGCAGCAAGATGTTCGCGGGTACGAGCACGAGCTCGCGCACCGTGGCCTGGCAGTCGCTGGACCTGGGCGTGCCGGCCAACGCCGGCGACCGCTTCAGCCTGAGCGGCTGGCTGGGCGGCTGGCAGGCCCAGGGCGACAACGCCAAGCTCTACGTGTCCTTCCTGAACCTGTCCGGCGACGAGATCGGCTCCACCGAGATCGGCCCGGTCTCGGCGGCCGACCGCGGCAACAAGACCGGCCTGTTCTACCGCGAGGCCAGCGGCGCGTTGCCGGGCCAGACCGCGACCCTGCAGTTCTGGCTCAGCATGGAGCGCGTTGGCGGCGGCGACAACGACGGCTATGCCGACAACCTGAACTTCACGCTGACCCCGGTGCCCGAGCCCGCCACCTACGGCCTGATGGCCCTGGGCCTGCTGGCCGTCGGCGTGGCGGCGCGGCGTCGCCGCGCGGCCTGATCAGGCCGCGAGCAGACGTTCGTAGTACAGCTGCACGAAGCCGAAGGGCCAGGTCTTGACCGGCCCGGCGTGCAGCCAGCGGTCCGCGGGCAGCTCGCCGAACAGGCGCTTGCCCGCGCCCAGCAGCACTGGGATCAGCGTCAGGGTCAACGCGTCGACCCGGTCCGCGGCGAGGAAGCGCTGCACCGTCAGCCCGCCGTCGACATAGGCATGGCGCAGGCCCTCGGCCTGCAGCCGCGCCAGCAGCTCGGCCGGTTCCTCGCGGCTGGCCTCGACCCGCGGCCCGCCCTCCGGCAGCGGCCGGCGCGTCAGCACGATGACGCGTCGCTCGCCATAGGGCCAGGCCTCGGGCCCGAAGCTCAGCACCTTGTCGTAGCTGGCGCGGCCCATGATCAGCACGTCCACCGTGGCCAGGAAGGCGCCAAAGCCGCAGTCCTCGCCCGCGGGCACCGCTGCATTGGCCCGATCCAGCCAGTCCAGGCCATCGTCGGCGCGAGCGATGCAGCCGTCCAGGCTGGTGGCGATGAAGACCGAGGTCTTGATGCGGTCCAGCATCGCCTCAGCCCATCGGGGTGCAGAGCTCGACCAGGCTGCCATCGGGGCAGCGCACATAGGCGACGGTCTGGCCCCAGGGCTTGACGGTCGGTGCCTTCAGCGGCACCGCGCCGGCCGCCACCGCGCGCTCGAAGGCGGCGGCCACGTCGGGCGTCGTGAAGCCGACCTCCATGCCCAGCGGGCGCTCGCTGCCCTCGGCAGCCAGGTAGTCGTGGCCGACGCTGTCGCGCGCGGTCGCGTGGTCGACGAAGGCCAGCGCGGTGGCACCGGTCTCCAGCTCGCCATAGGCGCCGGACTCGTGCAGGAAGCGGCGCCGCAGGCCGAAGGCGCGCTCGTAGAAGTCCAGCGAGGCGCCCACGTCGGCGACATAGACGAGGGTGTAGGCGAAGTTCATGCGAGGGGTCTCCGAAGGAAATGAGGCGGAGCACGATGATGCGCCGGCCCTGCTGACAGTCGCTGGCAGCAGGGCCTTGCCCTATGCTACGGCGCCATGCGCAGCAGCACCTCCGGACCGAACCGCCGCGCCCTGCTGGCCTGGGCCGCGGGGGCAGGTCTTGCGCTGCCGGCGCGCGGCCTGGTCTGGCCGCGCCTGCCGCCGCTGGCGCCGCGCCAGCGCCGCCTGGCCAACGGCCTGAGCCTGCTGGCGCTGCCGATGGAGGACAGCGCCTCGGTGGCGGTGCAGCTCTGGTACCGGGTCGGCGGCAAGGACGATCCACCCGGCCGCTCCGGCTTCGCGCACCTGTTCGAGCACATGATGTTCAAGGGCACGCGGCACATGGCGGCCGAGCAGTTCGACCGACTGACCGAGGATGTCGGCGGCAGCAACAATGCCTTCACCGCCGAGGACATGACGGTCTACCACAGCGTCGTGCCGGCCCATCACCTGGAGCCGCTGCTGTGGGCCGAGGCCGAGCGCATGGCGAACCTGAACGTCGACCAGGCCGCCTTCGACAGCGAGCGCGCGGTGGTCAAGGAGGAGTACCGCCAGCGCGTGCTGGCCGATCCCTATGGTCGGCTGTTCAACGCGATCCCGGTCTACGGCTACCAGCAGCATGCCTACCAGCGGCCGGTGATCGGCCATATCGAGGAGCTGGACGCCGCGACCCTGACCGATCTGCGCGCCTTCCATGCCGGCTTCTACCGCCCCGACAACGCCGTGCTGATCGTCGCCGGCGCCTTCGACCCGGGGCAGCTGGAGGCCTGGGTCGAGCATTACTTCGGCAGCATCCCGCTGCCGCGCGCGCCGGTGCCGCGCCGCGAGAGCCGCGAGCCGCGCCGCACGCGCGACGAGCTGCACCGGCTGACGGCGCCCGGCGTGCCGCAGCCGGCCGCGCTGGCGATCTGGCAGGGCCCGCGCGCCGATGCCGAGGAGGTGCCGGCGCTGCAGCTGGCCCAGGCCTTGCTGGCACAGGGCGATGCCGCGCGCCTGAACGAGGCCCTGGTCAACGAGCGGCCGCTGGCGCAGAGCGTGGGCTTCGAGCTGATGCTGAATGCCGAGGCGGGGCTGCTGGCCGCCCACGCGATCGCGGCCGGCACGACGCGCCCCGAGGCGCTGCTGGCGGCGCTGACGCGCGAGATCCACCGCGTCGCCGAGGAGCCGCTAGCGACGGCCGAGCTGGACAAGGCCAAGGCCCAGCTGCTGACCCAGGCCCTGGTGGAGCGCGAGACGCCCGAGGGCCGCGCGCTGGCGCTGGGCAACGCGCTGCTGCTGCGCGGCGACGCGCTGGCGGCCGAGCGCGATCTGGTGCGGTTGCAGGCGGTCGGCGCGGAGGAGCTGCAGCGCGCGCTGCGCCGCCATGTGCTGCAGGGCGCGCGCGTCGCGCTGCTCTATGGCCCGGGCGAGGGGGCCGCGCGATGAGGCGGCGCCAGCTGCTGTGGGGCGCGGCCCTGGCCTGGCCGGCCTGGGCTCAGCAGCGCTTCGACCAGGCACCGGCGCCGAGCCGGCCACGCGCACCGCGCCCGCCGCCGCTGAGCGAGCTGCGCCTGGACAACGGCCTGCGCGTGCTGCTGGCCGAGCGGCGCGGCTGGCCGCTGGTGACGGCGCAGCTGCAGTTGAACCTGGGCAGCCTGCTGGACCCGGCCGGCAAGGCCGGCCTGGCCCAGCTCTTTCTCGACGTGATGACGCGCGGCGCGCAGCGCGGCGGTGGCGGCAACAAGGGTCTGGCGGCGGACGGCGGCGACATCGCCTTCGCGGCCGAGAGCCTGGGCGCCAGCCTGGAGAGCCAGACCCTGGCCCAGGCCGCGACCCTGGGCCTGACCCTGGCGACGCCGAGCCTGGACGAGGGCCTGGCGCTGCTGGCCGACCTGGCGCGCCGGCCCACCCTGCCGGCCTCGGAGCTGGAGCGCAGCCGCGCGCAAGCGATCGACGGCTACCGCCAGACCCTGGCCGATCCGGCCGCGCTGGCCCAGCTGCTGGGGCGGCGGCTGTTCTGGGGCGACAGCGCCGCGGGCCAGCAGCCGACGCCGGCCTCGCTGGCGCGCATCCGGCGCGACGATCTGCTGAACGTGCTGCGCCTGCAGCTGCGGCCGGAGCTGAGCACCCTGATCCTCGGCGGCGATCTCGACGCGGCACAGGCGCGCGCGCTGGCCGAGCGCCATTTCGGCGGCTGGCGTGCGCCGCCGCGCGTGCCGGCCCTGCTGCCGGCGCCGGTGCGCGCCCGGCCGCTGGCCGCGCGCACCCTGCTGGTCGACGTGCCCGGTGCGGGCCAGAGCGCGGTGCTGGTGCTGGGGCCGCATGCGGGGCTGGAGGCGGGCGCGCGTGAACTCGGCGCGGGCCTGCTGGCCAATGCGGTGCTGGGCCAGGGCTATTCGGCGCGGCTGGGGCGCGAGGTGCGCATCAAGCGCGGCCTCAGCTACGGCGCGGCCAGCCAGGTCGAGAGCCTGGCCGGCGGCGGCTGGATGGCGGCCTATACCCAGACCAAGCATGACAGCGCGTCCGAGGTGGCGAAGCTGATCGCCGCCGAGATCCAGCGCCTGGGCGTCGAGCCGCTCGGCGCGGCCGAGCTGGAGGCGCGCCGCGCCAGCTGGCTGGGCGAGCAGGGGCGCCGGCTCGAGACCAGCGCCGGGCTGGCCGGCCTGCTGTCCGAGCAGCTGCTGCAGAGCCGCGAGCCGGCCGCGCTGACGCGCCTGCCGCAGGAGCTGCAGGCGGTGGACGCGGCGGCCTTGCGCGCCTTCGCCGCGCGCTACTGGCGCGCCGATGCGCTGCGCACCGTGGTGGTCGGCGATCTCGGCGCGGCCGGGCCGGGGCTGCGCGCGCTGGACCCGGGTGCCTGGGTGATCCGCGCGGCCGAGCTGGACCTGGCCAGCCCGACCCTGCAGCGCCGCGCGCGGGGCCGCTGAGCTGGCAACAGACCCTAGGCTACAATCCGCCCCGTCATTGGGGAGTAGCCGCGGCAGCCCTCATCCCGCTGCTGGCCCGCGTCAACACACTTGGTTCGTGAGAACCATGG
This genomic stretch from Roseateles sp. DAIF2 harbors:
- a CDS encoding phosphocholine-specific phospholipase C — translated: MSSQQDRRSFLRNLAAGAGASAALASFPPAIQRALAIPASYRTGTLNDVEHIVILTQENRSFDHYFGTLAGVRGFSDPFPIPVLDRPGTYTRKSVFVQPIGNGAPVPGRPEWGGGRKAIAPFHLNTQQDFGVMRVSGTPHSWTDAQAAWDHGRMNNWPKAKQNHSLGHYARADLPFQFALAEAFTLCDHYHCATQTGTNTNRLFLWTGHNDPLAVAGGPSTDNSHDSFNANPATDYTWITYTERLQSAGISWQVYQNMADNFTDNPLAGFRPFRDAWYQRPGYSQVLRERGVSTRDLDKLKEDVLANKLPQVSWVVATAEGSEHPGPSSPAQGADYTAKVLDALTANPEVWSKTVLLINFDENDGFFDHMPPPAVPAYETYNADPARARLAGASTVDTVGEYHHNLNGSDPQYHRRPYGFGPRVPMYVVSPWSKGGWVNSQVSDHSSVIRFLEARFGVQEPLISPWRRAVSGDLLSCFDFRNPEDQPFVKDLPATAALRARAKALTQTKTPATPQNLVAPVQEEGVRPARALPYELQVQARQDGNAVLLRFENEGDVGAVFHVYDRLALGDLPRRYTVEAGKQLEGRWTPVGASYDLWVLGPNGFHRHFTGPVALAANKPRPEIEVHSDRVYGELLLRLINRGTVAATFELQALKYSEEPVQAHRVAAGATVELRLPQAASRHWYDLSVKVRELAGFSRRLAGHIETGEPSISDPALGGPALLDQYRP
- a CDS encoding PEP-CTERM sorting domain-containing protein, with protein sequence MLKLNTLVAAALLGLAASASQAAVYGQNLIVNGNAEQGIAGWNGFDDYSFIQSVNYGNNWVKPSEPGPLDRGSKMFAGTSTSSRTVAWQSLDLGVPANAGDRFSLSGWLGGWQAQGDNAKLYVSFLNLSGDEIGSTEIGPVSAADRGNKTGLFYREASGALPGQTATLQFWLSMERVGGGDNDGYADNLNFTLTPVPEPATYGLMALGLLAVGVAARRRRAA
- a CDS encoding dihydrofolate reductase family protein produces the protein MLDRIKTSVFIATSLDGCIARADDGLDWLDRANAAVPAGEDCGFGAFLATVDVLIMGRASYDKVLSFGPEAWPYGERRVIVLTRRPLPEGGPRVEASREEPAELLARLQAEGLRHAYVDGGLTVQRFLAADRVDALTLTLIPVLLGAGKRLFGELPADRWLHAGPVKTWPFGFVQLYYERLLAA
- a CDS encoding VOC family protein, giving the protein MNFAYTLVYVADVGASLDFYERAFGLRRRFLHESGAYGELETGATALAFVDHATARDSVGHDYLAAEGSERPLGMEVGFTTPDVAAAFERAVAAGAVPLKAPTVKPWGQTVAYVRCPDGSLVELCTPMG
- a CDS encoding pitrilysin family protein, coding for MRSSTSGPNRRALLAWAAGAGLALPARGLVWPRLPPLAPRQRRLANGLSLLALPMEDSASVAVQLWYRVGGKDDPPGRSGFAHLFEHMMFKGTRHMAAEQFDRLTEDVGGSNNAFTAEDMTVYHSVVPAHHLEPLLWAEAERMANLNVDQAAFDSERAVVKEEYRQRVLADPYGRLFNAIPVYGYQQHAYQRPVIGHIEELDAATLTDLRAFHAGFYRPDNAVLIVAGAFDPGQLEAWVEHYFGSIPLPRAPVPRRESREPRRTRDELHRLTAPGVPQPAALAIWQGPRADAEEVPALQLAQALLAQGDAARLNEALVNERPLAQSVGFELMLNAEAGLLAAHAIAAGTTRPEALLAALTREIHRVAEEPLATAELDKAKAQLLTQALVERETPEGRALALGNALLLRGDALAAERDLVRLQAVGAEELQRALRRHVLQGARVALLYGPGEGAAR
- a CDS encoding pitrilysin family protein translates to MRRRQLLWGAALAWPAWAQQRFDQAPAPSRPRAPRPPPLSELRLDNGLRVLLAERRGWPLVTAQLQLNLGSLLDPAGKAGLAQLFLDVMTRGAQRGGGGNKGLAADGGDIAFAAESLGASLESQTLAQAATLGLTLATPSLDEGLALLADLARRPTLPASELERSRAQAIDGYRQTLADPAALAQLLGRRLFWGDSAAGQQPTPASLARIRRDDLLNVLRLQLRPELSTLILGGDLDAAQARALAERHFGGWRAPPRVPALLPAPVRARPLAARTLLVDVPGAGQSAVLVLGPHAGLEAGARELGAGLLANAVLGQGYSARLGREVRIKRGLSYGAASQVESLAGGGWMAAYTQTKHDSASEVAKLIAAEIQRLGVEPLGAAELEARRASWLGEQGRRLETSAGLAGLLSEQLLQSREPAALTRLPQELQAVDAAALRAFAARYWRADALRTVVVGDLGAAGPGLRALDPGAWVIRAAELDLASPTLQRRARGR